The DNA sequence ATGCGGAATGAAACAGCGAGCCAAATAGTAGCCACCATCCAGCAGTTGCCCCCTCGCTGCCGTACAATCTTTACCCTTAATCGGGAACAAGGACTCAGCTACCGGGAAATTGCCGAACGCTTGGATATTCGCCCAAAGACCGTAGAAAACCAAATCGCTAAAGCTTTGCGTATTTTGCGACATTCCCTGCAAGCGGCTTAGTTTTCAAACCAGACTTGTTCGTCCGGGGGGCTTTGGTGGGAAGACGCCGCTATCTTTTGTTCCCGCAAGCGAACAAAGTGGGAACATAGCCTTACAGGGTGACCGGGAATAGGATTTGGGAATACATGAGGATAAATAAGCAAGTGTAACTCCTGCGAATTGATCCATTGGTTCCGGCCAAGTTCTTTGAAAAATCGGGTTAAACAAGATGTTTTGTGCCTTGAGAAGCCAAAATATGGCCTTTACTGTCCAAATTGATGGAAAAAGGAGGTACTTGGCCAATTTACGTAAGTTATTGGCCAAGCACATCAACGTAAATTCCGCTTTTACTTTTTCCAGGCCCCGGAGTAAAAACCGAGTATATCCCAGATTGTATTTCAAATGGCCAAAAATGGCTTCAATGGGGTGTAGTCGTCGGTTATACATCTTTTTGCCTTCTGGGATATTTAATCGCTGCTTCATTTGGTCTCTTAATGCTTGTCTTACTTCTCTTAAGATCGTACGATAAGGAGACCTCTTAGGAGTACATTCATCTTTGAAAGGGCAGTTTTTACACGCCGTCGTGCGATATTGGCGATATTCTTTATTACGAGTCCGGTCTATTTTAATGCTTTTGAACGATAGGGTGTGCTTAGCCGGGCAAGTGTATACATCTCGTTGATCGTCATAGTCAAAATGAACACTATTAAAAGGTTGATTTTCAAAAGTGGCATTCATGTCTCGGTAAGGGACGTATCCACAGATGTTGTTGGTGTCCATGTATTCAAAACTGTCGAAAGTGCCAAAGTCAGCATCGGCTAGGACAACCTGGACCTGTTGACCAGTGTTGGCTTGAATGCCTTGAAGAGCAGGGATCAGTTGTGCTTTATCATTGCCATCTAAGACCACATTATTATAGGAGATAATTTGATCTTCACTACAGGCTACCTGGATATTATAATTCGTATCAAAGTTTCCTTTTTTACCTTTCATGATCGGGGCATCCGGATCGGTTAAGTTCATCGTCTTTTTGGACTCATCGGTTTTCATGACCTCAATGGCATCACTGATTTTTTTGTACAGGCGTTTGTTCGCTACTATTTTTTTTTTGAGATCCCTCATCAGAAGGCTCTTTTTCTAATGAGGCAATATCATCCAAGAGTACCTGTTGCCATTTTTCATATTGTGCTGCCGTTTTTGTCCGACCCTTGGAGCTATTGGATTCCTCTTTGCTACCATCCACAATACTAAAAGTGGCATCCCCCAAACCAAATTCCTGACACTTTTTTAGTACTTGGACGAAAAGATCTCCAAAATGCAGATAGTTATCTCTACGAAAATCATTGATGCAACTCTTTTGAGGACCATAGTTTTTACTCAAATAAATGAAGCCAAGGTTTTCCTCACAGGCTTTGGCTAACTTCCGACCGCTCCGAATGCCTACGGCATATCCATAAAAAATGATACTGAGCAGTAATTTAGGATGCAAAGCATTTTGTCCAAGACCACTATATGTTGCCTCAATGGCACTTGTATCTAAGCTGGATATTATCCTCTCCATCTGCTTGCTTAGGTGCTCGGAAGGAAGATGTTGGCTTAAATCAATCATCACTGAGTGATCAGACCCGATTTCATAATTCTTAAATTTCGCCATAGTTACACATGATAACATTTTTCTATGCCTTAAACTAATCCTATTCCCGGTCACCCTGCTTAGCTACGTGACCACTTTGGTTGCGAAGTGGGAGCGGAAGAGAGCAAGTCAGCCCCCAAATGTTCCCGGACGAACAAGTCTACCAAGAATGGCCAACGATAATCGCTGGCCATCCCTTGGTTGTTCTTTCTAATGACTTATTACATCATCTGTGCAAATTTTAAGGTCGCACTCAGCAAACCTCCCATCAGCATCAAGGTAATCAACCAGTAGCCAAAGTGGATCAGGACGTACTTCCAGCCACGACGCTCGAATGCAGCATTGATACCAATAAGGGGTAAAGCGAAAAGTAAGGCATTTGCAAAACCATGTACCATTCCATGGGTAAAACTCCGGTGACGTTCGCCGTACTTCGCCATAAAATCACTGAACTCTTGCTGAATCGCACTACCGGGTTCCATCACTTCCGGCATCAGCAAAGACGCTACATTGAACTGGTGAATTACCGAGCCAGTGAGCCCAAAAGCCAGGACAAAAGATAACAAGTAAGCCGTACCCATAATCACAGGCATATTGCCCCCCTCTAAAGATTCCATCGTAAAGCCATTGCTCTTCATCCAGGCAGTACCCAATACCTTTGGATGGTAATAAATAAAGCCAATGATCATCGGGATCAGGGCCGCTACAAAGTACATGTAGAAATTAGTAGGCATGATAATAATGTTTAGATAGGTTTATAAAACAATCGAAATGATGTGCTGACAAGCTTTTTTTAACTACAAAAAATTGTCATACAATACAAAATAAACAAAAATGTATTTATTTTAATAAAATTTACGCGATTTTTCAAAATACAATTCACCTGTTACTTTGATCACAAAATCCGTCTGATAGAAGCAAAAAATGAGTTGATTTATCTTGAAATTTTTCAAGGTATTCATGTTTAAATGATCATGCTATGCGTTACTGCGCTATTATCTCTATCTTATTGGTAATTACAACCTTCGGTTATACTCAGGAAAACACCTTCACAGGTAGCTGGGAGCTTACGGAAGTAACTGATCCTGACAGTTTTGTACTCCCAAAAATCACAGAACAATACCTTGGAAAACGTTTTTATTTCCTACCAGAATGGCTGATCATCGAAGACGAAGACGGCTATTTCTTAACGCCTTTGCAGTCAACAGAAAACACCGCTCATTATGGCCAAGCAACATTAACACTTATTGAACAAACTGCAGATACCTTAAGGGTTTCCCTACAGGATGACAACTATCTAAGCGTATTTAAGCTTGGCTTTTCAGTAGCTCCTCCTCTAGAAGAAGACTCCATAGAAGAGCTGTTGCGGCAACCGGCCATTATCAATCAAAATGGACTTAAGCTCCAGGGATTCTACTTTCATTTTGATGAGCCAACCAAGGAGTACACCTATTTCCGATTTTATCCCGACAGTACCCTTACGCGTAGCGTATCGGAATTACCCCCAGCGCTGATGGCTCCCCAGTTGAATCAGGCCACTACCCGCCGAGAAACCGTCACCTTTTCAAGGGTAAGCGAAGGGGAGAAACTTGGCGCGGTTGCACATTTTTCAGCGCCACCACAAATCGAGTTGAATGATTTGCACAGCATTGTCTACCAGGATTTTATACTACAACCTCAGCAGGACAGCATCTTTGTCACCAAAAACACGCATTATAATATCGCTAATGACCTCGGTAATAGTGAGCAATTTACACTCACGTTTTATCCTACAGTGAACCTTTCTTACCGGTTGATTGCAGAACTCGGCAAACGTTATGTAATCAATTACCGTAGCCTCGCGGGTATGTCTTCGTTTAAAGAAAACCCCTACTACCTTACTTCCGAGCTCCCTCGTTTTCCCGGTTGTGAAGAACTAAAGGACCCGGATGAAAAACAAAGCTGCGCACAAAAAGCCCTCATGACGTTCATCTACCGACGTTTAAAATACCCGGATTCGGCCATCCGGAAGGGAATCGAAGGAACCACCGTTGTAGAATTCACGGTACAGCCCGATGGTAGTGTTGCCGGTATAAAATTGTTGCGGAGTGTAAGCCCCGAATGCGACCAAGAGGCATTGCGCACCATCGCCAAAATGCACTACGAAAATATCCGCTGGATACCGGGCAAACATGATGGCATTCCGATTGAGGTGCCTTTAGTTATACCCATTACCTTTAGGCTTCAGTAGAATTATTGGCTACATCCACGCCTTCACCGTATCTCTACCCAGTTGGTACATGTGCACTTCATCGGGGCCATCGGCAATGCGGATGATACGTGAGTAGGCGAAGAAACTAGCCAGCGGCGTATCGCCACATACGCCCATACCGCCATGAGCTTGGATAGCACGATCTACGACGCCCTGACACATGCGGGGTGCGACAATCTTGATCATACTGATCAGATCCTTGGCCCCTTTGCTGCCTTCGCGATCCATTTTATCCGCAGCGGAGAGGGTCAGTAAGCGGGCTTGCTCGATTTCGCAGCGCGAGGTGGCAATATCCTGCCGGATGCTGGAAAAATCTTTGAGGGTGCGCCCAAAAGCTTGCCGGCTGGCCACTCTTTGGCACATCAACTCCAGGCTGCGTTGGGCAGCTCCCACCAAGCGCATACAGTGATGGATACGGCCCGGCCCGAGGCGGCCTTGAGCGATCTCAAAACCACGGCCTTCGCCAAGCAAAATATTGCTCTTGGGCACCCGCACATTGGTGAGCTTGATCTCGGCGTGGCCTTCTGGTGCATCATAGGAGCCAAACACATTCAGTGGGCGTACGATTTCCAAACCCGGAGTATCCATGGGTACCAGTATCATGCTTTGCTGCACGTGGCGCTGGGCCTCAAAGTCCGTTTTGCCCATCACAATGGCGACTTTACAATGGGGATGCATCGCGCCCGACGACCACCACTTGCGGCCGTTGATCACATACTCGTCGCCATCAGCAACGATAGAGGTTTCAATATTGGTAGCATCCGACGAAGCCACATCCGGCTCCGTCATCAGAAAAGCAGAGCGTATTTTTCCTTCCATCAAGGGCTTTAGCCAGCGCTCCTGCTGCTCAGGGGTACCATATTTGGCCAACACTTCCATGTTTCCGGTATCGGGAGCACTACAATTGAAAATTTCTGCTGCCCATTTGCAGCGGCCCATTAACTCGGCTAGTGGTGCATATTCCAGATTGGTTAGGCCGGGGCTCAGGGCGCCATAGCTTTTAGGTAGAAACAAATTCCACAAACCAGCAGACTTGGCCAGACCCTTTAGCTCTTCTACTTTGGGGTGCACCGTCCAGTAGTTTTCCGGTTGCCCGTAATAAGTATTGAGAAGCTGCTCCACGGGGTAGATGTAACGATCCATAAACGCTTCCACTTGCTGGATCAAGCCTTGTGTACGCTCCGTATATTCGAAATTCATTTCCTTTTCGTTGATTTTATTTTGAACCATATAAGCTGGACTTTAGCCAAAGTCCGTACAAGGACACAGGCTGCTTCGCGCCTTAAGGTAAAGGGTATAGAGATGGAAAGACCAATGTTCATTAATTTCCAATATCAGTCTAATAGGTCGAGGCTGGAAATTAAAAAGCCGCTTCCCTCTTGGGTAATCGAAGTCCCTTTACCTTCTACCTTAAGGGGCGATGCAATCGCCCCGCATCCCTCTACCAAAGACTACCCCCCAATCAAATACCCACCATCGGCAGTGTATACGCCACCAGTCATGTAAGAGCCAGCCTCAGAAGCCAGGAGCAGGGCCAGCCCCGTCATTTCTTCAGGCTGGGCCATGCGGCTCAGGGGGAGATGTTTTTCCAGCTTATGAAGGAGTTTTTCATCTTGCCAGAGGGCTTCGCTTAATTTGGTTTTCACCAAGCCCGGGCAGATGGCATTGGCACGGATACCGTGGCGCCCCCATTCCTTGGCCTGGTTTTTTGTGAGCATCAATACAGCAGCTTTACTCACACTATAGAGGCCGAGGCCGAATCCGGGGTGCAGCCCCTCTACCGAACTGATATTAATGATGGAACCACCGCCATCTTTGAGATAAGGCAAGCATAAATTCGACAAATGCCAAACTGCCTTGACATTGACGTTCATAATTTTGTCAAAAGCATCCTCAGAAGCATCTTCAACTGGCCCAAAAATGGGATTGATGGCCGCATTATTGATCAAGATATCAATGCGTCCGTAAGCAGCAATGGTCTTTTCTACCAAAGCCTGTCGCTGATCACTGTCCCCTACGTGGCAGGCGATCCCAATGGCCTCCAGGCCCTGTGCTTTAAATGCGGCTGCTACGGCATCTACGGCCTCTTGTTTGCGGCTACTGATGACCACTTTGGCGCCGGCTTCGGCCAGTGTGAGGGCCATGGCTTCCCCAATACCTTTACTGGATCCCGTGATAATGGCGACCTTCCCAGTTAAATCAAATGCTTTCATGAATAATTGGCTTTATTTGCTCGCCGGTGAAGATAAGCGAAAATTCGCTATTCATGAAAAAGGTCATAAATGTGTACAGATTGAAAGAATAGGAACTGCTCCATAGCCTCGGGTTTGAAACCCGACGCTATGGAGCAGAGCGGAGCAGCACAGCGGATAGCCTGGTGCCTTGAGAAGGCATGGCCTCAAATACTATTCATTACTCACCACCGTCGCCGCTCGAAAGAGGCCTTCGATCGTTTCTACGGCAGCTATTGCCGAGAGGTTTTCTTGTAGGCTTTCGCTAAACGCCCAGGCAATATCAGGGGCCAGCTCCATATAATCAGGCGTGACGGGGCGGAGTCGGGCGTTGGGCAACACTTGCTTGGCCAAACCAATGGCAGGCACTTGAGCAATAAGAGCCTCGTCGTCGTAGAGGCTGCGTAACGCAGGCAAATTGCCACCCTGCAAAGCGAGTGTCCGCTGTTGCATTTCGTCGGTGAGGTACTCAATAAATACCCAGGCCGCCTCTTGTTCTTCCTCACTGGCAAAGGCACTGACCATCAAGTTCCAACCACCCAGGCAACTGTACGAGGGGTTGCCTTCTTTGCTAACCGGGAGGGCTGCTACACCAACATCGGCAGCACTGATCGGTGTTTGTTGCGATACAATTTGGTGATAGGCTGTGGGCCAGGAACGCATAAAAATAGCATCGCCATTTTCAAAAGCCGCTAATGCATCAGCCTCTTTGTATTGAAAGACATCACTAGGTGCTACGCCGCCAGCAACCAGGTTTTGTGCGTCTTCAATCCCCTGAATAGCTTCCTGGCTATTGATCATCAACAGTGGGGCTTGTGCCGTTTCATCATCAATGGAAAAATTGCCCAACAGTACTTGTCCGCCGGCATTCCAGATAAACTCGCAGGCATTAGCGACCCCTCCTTCGTAATTACCGCCCTGAAAAACATAACCGTACTTTGTGAAATTTGCATCCTTGATGGTATGGGCCATGATCGCCAATTCCGTCCAGGTAGCGGGTGGAGCAGTGAAACCAAATTGCTGGAGAAAGTCTTTGCGGTAATAAAGAATTCCTAAATCCGTGTACCATGGTACTCCCCATACTTCATTTTGATAGGAAACAGAATTTAAGGCCTCGGGGACAAAGGCACTGGCTTGATAATCTTCAAAAAAACGATGGGATAGATTTTTCACCCAATTCCTCTCGGCAAAAGTTGCCGTCCATACGACATCGGCACTTAATACATCAATATCAGCATTCCCTGATTCAAAGGACTTCTCCAACTCGTGGTAATATTCATTGGATAGGCGAGCAGATTGTTTCCAGGTAACGTGAATGTCGCCCGCATGGGCAGCGTTGAATTGATGTACCAACTGCTTAAGCGCACCGGAATCATCGGGGCCGTGGGTAAATACAATTTCCGTTGGCTCCGAGCAAGCACTTAGCAAACAACATAAAACGAGTAAAGAAAATAAGGGTATTGATTGGATGGATGTAATTATTTTTTTCATAGAAAAATGACTTTAGTGAAGCATACTATAAATTACGAATTATTTAACAAATAATCAATTATATTTTACATTAATTTAATTATACAGTTTTATAAATTGAATAAATAATTTATTTCAGAATAAAATACAACTGCATTGAATAAAAATACCACGGACTAGCAGGTAGTAGTCCGTGGCATTAATAGCGTAGTATTTGGTCAAGAGTGATACCATCTCACTGCATTCCTCTACCTGTCTAAAGCGCAAATATTTTCAACTGATCGTCTACCAGATAGTAGAGTTGGCCGTAGGCACTGTCAATTTCGTATACCGGCTGGTTGTCATCAAATGGGTATTGCTTCACTTCCTCTCCTGTGTTCTTATCCACTTTGAAGAGTACCAGTTGATTGTCATCATTACCGGCAAAAAAGTAGCCGAAATCATTCTCTACGCGGCCCACCCGGCGACGTTTTACCATTTCGTTGGCAACATCATTGCCACTGTCCAGTGCCGATTGGCGCGCTTCGTAACGGCCGATGGCAGCATCGTCATTTGAGATAACAGCAGAAGAGCCTCCTAAGCCATTTCTTACTTGCGCCCCCGCTAAAGCCACTGACATCACAGCACCTTTAAGGAACCGTTCTCCGCGCGAAGGATCAGGGTAATACTTCCAGGTCACCTCCGACCAATCGTTGCCATCGAAGTTGAGCAGAGCAAAGCCACGATCATTGTAGAAGAAGTAGCCGTTGGCGACTTTGTCGACCGATTCTACCTCTTTACGAATACCGTAAGTGGTTCGCTTATTGGCACCCGTTTCCATGTTGATCGCCCTAGCCGAGTGGGTCCAGGGGCCAACTTTAATGCTAGCACCATTTGTCTCATCGTAATTGGTAATCACCAGCAACTTGGAATCAGCATCATAGTCATAAGCATCGTAAGGATAGGAACTGGTACCCTTACCTGTGTTTACATAAATATTGCCGCCCTGCGTGTAGAAGTAGTGGTCACCCACCTGGGTCCGTCGGCTTCTCCAAGCCATCAGGTAAGCGGAAGGCTCTTTGTCCAACTTTTCGGCTTTTTTCCAAATGTCTTCGCCTGTTGCAGGGTCAATCAAGACGCGGCGGTTTTTGAAATACACCATCAGACCTTCATCTTCTACCACAATGTCTCTAACATCTTTTTCTGCGTAGTCTTTTTTCCAACGGCCTTCCGCAGACTTTCCAGGGGTATAATCAAAGATATTGAAACCAGCATCGTGTACGACGATGTACCCGTCGTCATAAGGCATGATAAACTCAATATTGCCATCCATTTTGCTATCGCCCTTGCTCCACAGGCTCTCGCCGGTATCAGCATCTAGTAAGTAAAGGGTTTTGCTAAACTTATTGGGAGCGCCTCCGTCTGTCGGCAAGGTCATCATACCTCCAAGGCCACCTCGCTTTTCAGCAACAAGAAGCTTGGTTGCGTCATCATTCTGGAAAATATAGCCAGGATCCAGCTTGTTGTTCCACTTCAACTGGCCACTTTTGAGGTCAACGGAAGCCAGGTATTTGTCGTTGTGATAAAGCAAATCGCCATTGGCCGTCAACAGTGGCGGGATAACATAAGGCGCAGCGCCACTTGTTTCTGCCGAAGCAACGACTTGTCCCAAGCCACTCATTTCGCGCAGGTCCACGCCCCACTTCATTTCAGAAGTAAAAGGATCAAGTCCGTAAAGACGAATCTTCCCCTTAGCGTAAAGCTCTACCAAAACCAACTCAGCTGCTGGAATGATGTAAAAAGTGGAAAAGCTCTTGATCTCCTCCTTCTCGCCATCCACCAGCACCTGGCCAGTCAGCACATTCAGGATGGAACCATTAAAAAAAGCAAAAGGAGTATTGAAGAAATCGACGTAATCATCAGTCCCTTCACTCCCTACCGACTCCAGTGCCGCGGTCGTTTTGTTGCGGTCTACCGCCCAAAGTTGGGTATGGTCAATGGGGTTGATCGCCGTGTAGGTCTCGTTGGTTTGCACGATCGGAATCCCCGTGAAATCATGAATAAAAATAGCTTTACCTCCCCCCTGCACAGTTAGTTGGGCGATAGGCGCTACTTGTGCACTGGCAAAAAAGCCGGTACCTAGCAATAGCAGCATAAAGAAAGTGCGAATTTTCATAATTCAAATTAGTATAGTAAATAAATAGTTTAGAGCTTGTTTGGCACGACCTAGATTGCCTGCAAGTGGCAAATTTCATTTCATACTGCGTTAAATTTTTCGTCGAATTGCCCGCATTCGACTGCAAAATTTGCCTTGTCTGAAATAAAATTTGCTCACTTTCGGCTAATCATGCCGTACCAAACAAGCTCTTAGACCCTTCTATTGTCGGAGCAAGAAAATGGTAACCAAGAAAAATCAAATGAATGGCTAAACAAGAAATTTTATGAGCGATGTAGCTTTAAGGGTCGGCGAAGAAAATTGATTATTGCTATCTTCCCCCTACCAAACCCTTGACCATTCCGGTACTGTCTTGAAGAAATAAGATCTCGGAGAGATCAGGTAGCGCCATCAGCAACTTGGCTATTCGACCTCGGAGAGTATCGCACAACCTTAACGTATGGCACCATTTCTTTTCTAAAAAACAACCAAAAAATGAAATCCAATCTTTTTGCTTTTATCTTCCTTCTTTCATGTCTGCCTTTTGCAAGTTGGTCACAAATCCCTTCTGATTATACCATCCCTAACGTACTGCGCGAAGCCTATGACCGCGATGTCAAAGGCATGGCCATCAAACGCATGCAAGCACAGAACAGTCCGGACAATGCCTTAATTGAAATTCCGGCAGCAGTACAAGACAGTATTTTAGAAGGCATGGCCGCTATTTTCAACCTCAGCAATGAGCTACCCGAAGCTGACTCAGTCTTCAACCGCTACTGTGTACACGACAATTTTGGCTCTCCTGCCCTATTGGGCTTCATCGTCGGTGTAGATACAAATTCGCCCATCGCCCAGGCTTGGGCACAAGGCAGCACCCTCACTGGCAATGCCATTCTCGATAATTTGTTGACTACCTACAACTTTACCCTGCAAAACTACATCAGCTTCGGGGCTGGCGTTTTATATACCGATCAGTACCTCAATCTTTTTGCGCTAGCCGACTCCATTACCGCCAGCGTTCCCGGTGTCTCCTACGCCGAACCCGACTACATCATTGGCAATGCCGGGCGTATCGATTACAGCACCGATGAACTAGGCAATCGCCTCTTCGAGTTTCGCTATGAATGGAACGATTGCTTTGATGGTTGTGATAATTTTTACAGCTGGTTCTTCACGGTCGCTCCCGACTGTAGCGTGACTTTTACAGGTACTGACGAAGGCGGATTTTTTGGTATCGAAGACCTGCCCGCTCCCACCGATTGCCAGCTCACCACCGGAGTAAAAGAGCTTGGCCTTTTCCCCGATTTCCGTCTCTTCCCCAACCCTACGAATAATACCCTGCACTGGCAAGCCGCACCCGAACATGGGTTCTGGCAAATACACAATGCCCAGGGGCAACTGGTACAACGCGGCCAATGGTCATCGAAAGCGGTGGAGGTGGCTCACTGGCCCGCTGGGCTTTACTACCTTAGTGGCTACAGCGCAAGTGGAGAAAAGGTACTGAAGAAGGCTTGGGTGAAGATGTAGTGCTCACTGATAAATCGGGATCGCGGATGGTGCTTCGTTCCGACACCTCGGAACGGAGCACTATTTTCTCTATCTACGCAACCATGCCGAACACTTGTTCGTTTCAACAGTATAAACTACGTTTGCCATGGCTGAGATGAACAAAACCATTGACCTCAACGACGTTCGGGACATTCTTGAAAAAGTGAGTGATCCGGAAATCCCCGTGCTCACCATCACCGACTTGGGTATTGTCCGAGACGTACGCTTGGATGAAGGAGGAAAGTTGGAAGTAGTCATAACCCCCACCTACTCTGGCTGTCCGGCGATGAACATGATAGAAGTCAACATCCGCGCAGAGCTCCAAGAGGCGGGGTACGACCCGGTCACCATCACCACCGTCCTCTCCCCCGCCTGGACGACCGACTGGATGACCGAAAACGGTAAAAAGAAACTCAAAGCCTACGGCATCGCGCCCCCCGAACCTGGTAATGTAGACAAGCACGCCCTCTTTCAGGACGACAAAAAAGTAGAATGCCCCCGTTGTAGCAGCCGCAACACCGAGATGATTGCGCAGTTTGGCTCTACCGCCTGTAAGTCGCTTTATCGCTGCCTGGATTGTTTGGAGCCTTTTGATTATTTTAAGTGTCATTAGGGGCCCATAAATAAAATAAGCCCCCTAAGCCACCTTGATTACCATCCTATTATCCCTTATATTGAGGCAATCGAAAAACGCTCTTTTATGAAAAACGCTATAGGCTTCCTCTTGCTTTCTATTTCTTTTCTGCCCAGCTTATTCGGTCAAGCTATCAACAAACAATACGCCCGGGCACATACCTCGGTGATCAGTGGAATTTCGGTAAATAATGACGGAAGAATATTGACGGCGGGTTATTACGACACCACCAACGGTTCGCTTTATGTGGGGATGACGACGGAAGAAGGCGACTATATAGACGTCAGTGCTTTCTTTGAAGAATCATCTGGATCGCTTATGAATATCAGCAATATTGTACACGATACGGCCAGTAATTTCTCTTATTTTGCGGTGGCACTTGATGGCTGTGATGTTGGAGATTCGGATCAGTTGTACAAGATCAATCTCGACAACTTCACGCGTGAGTTTGTGGAACTACCTGGTTCCAACTTCGCCGCTAAATACCATCTTGCTATACTACCAGATGGGAGCGTATTGATCGGAGAAGAAGAGACTTCCCAAGCCAACAAAGTGGTCTTGTACCGCAGCGGTTCGTTCTATGAGCTGTTGACGAGTGAGCTGGTTCGAGGCCTTGCTGCTTTAGGGCTGGATAAATTTGTCATTCTCGGAGACGAAACGTTAACTACCGCTCAATTAAACCTAGCAACGAATACTGCCACCACAATCAATACAGTAGCCATTACAGATGGCAGCGCGATAGAAGCACTCAATGCTACCCAATTATTGGTATTACGCAGTAATGGATTACAAGTATGGAGTGAAGACCTGGAATTACTGCAAGAGCTAACCTTGAACAATCCTCTTGAACTTACAGTCGACAACAGCTACCTCTACGTACTGACAGCCGATGGTATCCATTTACTGAACCACGATTTGGAAAACATTACACTTCTTCCAAGCCTCGAACTCGATAACTATGCCGTCTTAACTTCGGTGGCTAAGAACGACCGCGTGTATTACGCGGGCACTTACGAGGATGCCTATAATACCAGTGCGAATAGTACCATAAGAAGACCATCAGATCTGTTCATTAGATCCTTCAGTCCTGCGGGGGCCGATATTCTTTCCGATACAGATTTGGCCGTCGAGATGATCACTCACTCACCCGCCGAAGTGTCTTTGGAAGCCCCGAATTGTATGGATGCCATCATTCGTGACGTAGAGGTAACACTTCGCAACCAGGGGACAGCGGTGATTGAAGAAGCTAGCATTATGCTCAATCTGGAGGGATGTGGACAAAATGTCTGTCCCCCTTGGATAGAAAGGCATTGGACAACAGAAATCTATCTTGAACCAGGCCAAAGTACGACCCTCTCATTAGGTACCATCAACATCTATCACACCCAGGAAAATGATGAATTTGGTCTGTGCTTGTGGGCTTTCCCCAACGGAGAAACGATGGAAACCGACATGGACAATAATTACAATTGCGCAGTGG is a window from the Lewinella sp. LCG006 genome containing:
- a CDS encoding T9SS type A sorting domain-containing protein; translation: MKSNLFAFIFLLSCLPFASWSQIPSDYTIPNVLREAYDRDVKGMAIKRMQAQNSPDNALIEIPAAVQDSILEGMAAIFNLSNELPEADSVFNRYCVHDNFGSPALLGFIVGVDTNSPIAQAWAQGSTLTGNAILDNLLTTYNFTLQNYISFGAGVLYTDQYLNLFALADSITASVPGVSYAEPDYIIGNAGRIDYSTDELGNRLFEFRYEWNDCFDGCDNFYSWFFTVAPDCSVTFTGTDEGGFFGIEDLPAPTDCQLTTGVKELGLFPDFRLFPNPTNNTLHWQAAPEHGFWQIHNAQGQLVQRGQWSSKAVEVAHWPAGLYYLSGYSASGEKVLKKAWVKM
- a CDS encoding PQQ-binding-like beta-propeller repeat protein, with translation MKIRTFFMLLLLGTGFFASAQVAPIAQLTVQGGGKAIFIHDFTGIPIVQTNETYTAINPIDHTQLWAVDRNKTTAALESVGSEGTDDYVDFFNTPFAFFNGSILNVLTGQVLVDGEKEEIKSFSTFYIIPAAELVLVELYAKGKIRLYGLDPFTSEMKWGVDLREMSGLGQVVASAETSGAAPYVIPPLLTANGDLLYHNDKYLASVDLKSGQLKWNNKLDPGYIFQNDDATKLLVAEKRGGLGGMMTLPTDGGAPNKFSKTLYLLDADTGESLWSKGDSKMDGNIEFIMPYDDGYIVVHDAGFNIFDYTPGKSAEGRWKKDYAEKDVRDIVVEDEGLMVYFKNRRVLIDPATGEDIWKKAEKLDKEPSAYLMAWRSRRTQVGDHYFYTQGGNIYVNTGKGTSSYPYDAYDYDADSKLLVITNYDETNGASIKVGPWTHSARAINMETGANKRTTYGIRKEVESVDKVANGYFFYNDRGFALLNFDGNDWSEVTWKYYPDPSRGERFLKGAVMSVALAGAQVRNGLGGSSAVISNDDAAIGRYEARQSALDSGNDVANEMVKRRRVGRVENDFGYFFAGNDDNQLVLFKVDKNTGEEVKQYPFDDNQPVYEIDSAYGQLYYLVDDQLKIFAL
- the paaD gene encoding 1,2-phenylacetyl-CoA epoxidase subunit PaaD: MAEMNKTIDLNDVRDILEKVSDPEIPVLTITDLGIVRDVRLDEGGKLEVVITPTYSGCPAMNMIEVNIRAELQEAGYDPVTITTVLSPAWTTDWMTENGKKKLKAYGIAPPEPGNVDKHALFQDDKKVECPRCSSRNTEMIAQFGSTACKSLYRCLDCLEPFDYFKCH
- a CDS encoding ABC transporter substrate-binding protein; protein product: MKKIITSIQSIPLFSLLVLCCLLSACSEPTEIVFTHGPDDSGALKQLVHQFNAAHAGDIHVTWKQSARLSNEYYHELEKSFESGNADIDVLSADVVWTATFAERNWVKNLSHRFFEDYQASAFVPEALNSVSYQNEVWGVPWYTDLGILYYRKDFLQQFGFTAPPATWTELAIMAHTIKDANFTKYGYVFQGGNYEGGVANACEFIWNAGGQVLLGNFSIDDETAQAPLLMINSQEAIQGIEDAQNLVAGGVAPSDVFQYKEADALAAFENGDAIFMRSWPTAYHQIVSQQTPISAADVGVAALPVSKEGNPSYSCLGGWNLMVSAFASEEEQEAAWVFIEYLTDEMQQRTLALQGGNLPALRSLYDDEALIAQVPAIGLAKQVLPNARLRPVTPDYMELAPDIAWAFSESLQENLSAIAAVETIEGLFRAATVVSNE
- a CDS encoding T9SS type A sorting domain-containing protein → MKNAIGFLLLSISFLPSLFGQAINKQYARAHTSVISGISVNNDGRILTAGYYDTTNGSLYVGMTTEEGDYIDVSAFFEESSGSLMNISNIVHDTASNFSYFAVALDGCDVGDSDQLYKINLDNFTREFVELPGSNFAAKYHLAILPDGSVLIGEEETSQANKVVLYRSGSFYELLTSELVRGLAALGLDKFVILGDETLTTAQLNLATNTATTINTVAITDGSAIEALNATQLLVLRSNGLQVWSEDLELLQELTLNNPLELTVDNSYLYVLTADGIHLLNHDLENITLLPSLELDNYAVLTSVAKNDRVYYAGTYEDAYNTSANSTIRRPSDLFIRSFSPAGADILSDTDLAVEMITHSPAEVSLEAPNCMDAIIRDVEVTLRNQGTAVIEEASIMLNLEGCGQNVCPPWIERHWTTEIYLEPGQSTTLSLGTINIYHTQENDEFGLCLWAFPNGETMETDMDNNYNCAVASPIVRTSDLSVNTPFSVYPTLFSDRLTLLLTPDLNVFDQVVVYNLLGQPLQHKPLPPGQSEVVLELEQLPDGSYYLRLEGEGVSQVVMVIKQ